In one window of Chryseobacterium phocaeense DNA:
- the hemH gene encoding ferrochelatase has product MQKESLSSKKGILLVNLGSPRSTAVKDVKEYLDEFLMDERVIDYRWIFRALLVRGIILNTRPAKSAEAYKTVWTDQGSPLIVITEKIQKKLQKIVDVPVEIGMRYAEPSIETGIQKLVDQGVSEIVLFPLYPQYAMSTTETVIEKAEEVRKKKFPAVKINYIQPFYNRDIYINCLAESIKEKLPENFDALQFSYHGVPERHIYKTDPSDTCKIDDANCINSQVDSHNAYCYRHQCYKTTEAVIAKMGLPKEKTIVSFQSRLGKDKWIEPYTDETLETIPKKGIKNLAIVCPAFVSDCLETLEEISVEGKEQFQQGGGENFHYIPCLNDEDRWIEVVKTLCEEKLNDFYLV; this is encoded by the coding sequence TTGCAGAAAGAATCCCTAAGCTCAAAAAAAGGAATTTTATTAGTCAACCTGGGATCGCCAAGATCAACGGCGGTAAAAGATGTAAAGGAATATCTTGATGAGTTCCTGATGGATGAAAGAGTTATTGATTACCGCTGGATTTTCCGTGCACTTCTTGTCCGCGGAATTATTTTAAATACAAGACCGGCAAAATCTGCAGAAGCTTATAAAACCGTATGGACGGATCAGGGCTCACCGCTGATTGTAATCACTGAAAAGATTCAGAAGAAATTACAGAAAATAGTGGATGTTCCCGTGGAAATCGGGATGAGATACGCAGAACCAAGCATTGAGACCGGAATTCAAAAACTAGTGGATCAGGGCGTTTCGGAGATCGTTCTTTTTCCATTATACCCGCAGTATGCGATGAGTACTACGGAAACGGTGATTGAAAAAGCTGAGGAAGTAAGAAAAAAGAAATTCCCGGCCGTAAAAATCAATTATATCCAGCCTTTTTACAACCGGGATATTTACATCAACTGCCTGGCAGAAAGTATTAAGGAAAAACTTCCTGAAAATTTTGATGCCTTACAGTTCTCCTATCACGGAGTTCCGGAAAGACATATTTATAAAACGGATCCGTCAGACACATGCAAAATTGATGATGCCAACTGTATCAACAGCCAGGTTGATAGTCACAATGCATACTGCTACAGACATCAGTGTTATAAAACCACAGAAGCTGTCATCGCTAAAATGGGACTTCCTAAAGAAAAAACCATCGTCTCTTTCCAGTCAAGATTAGGAAAAGATAAATGGATTGAGCCTTATACTGATGAAACGTTGGAAACCATTCCTAAAAAAGGAATAAAAAACCTGGCGATTGTATGTCCGGCTTTCGTTTCCGACTGTCTTGAAACCCTGGAAGAAATATCTGTGGAAGGAAAAGAACAGTTTCAGCAGGGCGGCGGAGAAAATTTCCATTACATCCCATGTCTGAATGATGAAGACCGGTGGATTGAGGTAGTAAAGACCCTCTGCGAAGAAAAACTGAATGATTTTTATCTGGTTTAA
- a CDS encoding thioredoxin family protein: MNTPSNMLALGTKAPFFELPNPSKTNEIQSLDELKGEKGTLVIFMCNHCPFVLHVIDKINELYEDYNDKGIEFIAINANDVEKYPADAPEKMIEFQIERKFDFPYLYDESQAVAKAYDAACTPDFYFFDDKLDLIYRGQMDDSRPGNSKDVTGEDLIIAFENLLLGESQEEIQRPSMGCNIKWK; the protein is encoded by the coding sequence ATGAATACGCCCTCAAATATGCTGGCCCTAGGAACCAAAGCTCCGTTTTTTGAGCTTCCGAATCCATCAAAAACCAATGAAATTCAGTCTCTGGACGAGCTGAAAGGAGAAAAAGGAACCCTGGTGATCTTCATGTGCAACCATTGTCCGTTTGTTCTTCATGTGATTGACAAGATCAATGAATTGTATGAAGATTATAATGATAAAGGAATTGAATTTATTGCCATCAATGCCAATGATGTAGAAAAATATCCGGCGGACGCCCCGGAAAAAATGATCGAATTCCAGATTGAAAGAAAATTTGATTTCCCCTATTTATATGATGAAAGCCAGGCCGTAGCTAAGGCTTATGATGCAGCATGCACCCCGGATTTCTATTTCTTTGATGATAAACTGGACCTGATCTACAGAGGACAAATGGATGATTCAAGACCCGGAAACAGTAAGGATGTCACCGGAGAAGACCTGATCATTGCTTTTGAAAACCTTTTGCTGGGAGAATCTCAGGAGGAAATCCAGAGACCGAGTATGGGATGCAATATCAAGTGGAAATAA
- a CDS encoding NifU family protein produces the protein MRTILIEPTENPKVMKFVADYNLIPGSLELDRSSDISEIPLAQELFNYPFVERIFVTANFVAVAKQDTVEWEHVAESLKNVIEDELLANPRIYLQKKKEMYQIYAEMTPNPNAMKFVSNKMLIEGFVEVKSRETAAGVPLAEAIFKEFEFAKEIFISDNFVAVTRDESVEWHQVMMAVRGFIAEYLQNGGEISTIEAQKHENPVEKIINREYTDDEQKISDILNEYVAPAVENDGGKISLMEYDQEHKTAKMLLQGACSGCPSSTATLKNGIENILKQFVPDLVERVEAVNG, from the coding sequence ATGCGTACGATACTTATAGAACCAACTGAAAACCCGAAAGTGATGAAATTTGTCGCGGATTATAACCTGATCCCGGGCTCTTTAGAGTTGGACAGAAGTTCAGATATTTCAGAAATTCCTTTAGCTCAGGAACTTTTCAACTATCCTTTTGTGGAAAGAATTTTTGTTACGGCTAATTTTGTAGCAGTAGCAAAACAGGACACTGTAGAATGGGAACATGTAGCAGAAAGCCTGAAAAATGTAATTGAAGATGAATTGCTGGCCAACCCGAGAATTTACCTTCAGAAAAAGAAGGAAATGTATCAGATCTATGCGGAAATGACGCCTAATCCAAATGCGATGAAGTTTGTTTCCAATAAAATGCTGATTGAAGGTTTTGTGGAAGTAAAATCAAGAGAAACCGCAGCCGGCGTTCCTTTAGCAGAGGCTATTTTTAAGGAATTTGAATTCGCTAAAGAAATCTTTATTTCTGACAATTTTGTGGCCGTAACCAGAGATGAATCTGTAGAATGGCATCAGGTGATGATGGCGGTACGCGGTTTTATTGCGGAATACCTTCAGAACGGAGGAGAAATTTCAACTATTGAAGCTCAGAAACATGAAAACCCTGTTGAGAAAATTATCAACAGAGAATATACCGACGACGAACAGAAAATTTCTGATATCTTGAACGAATATGTAGCCCCTGCAGTGGAAAACGACGGTGGAAAAATTTCATTGATGGAATACGACCAGGAACATAAAACCGCTAAAATGCTTTTACAGGGAGCGTGCTCAGGATGTCCAAGCTCTACAGCTACTTTGAAAAACGGAATTGAAAATATTTTAAAACAGTTCGTTCCGGACCTGGTGGAGAGAGTGGAAGCGGTGAACGGATAG
- a CDS encoding AraC family transcriptional regulator — MKVSFERIIPSEKSSFRTLHNNSPICEFKWEYHYHPEIELVCVISGNGTRHVGYHKSNYTNGDLVLIGSNIPHSGFGLNSTDPHEEIVLQFREEILQFPQQEVEARSIKNLLELSKYGIHFHHKIKKLMLPKLKLMLESEGYKRYLLLLEILFELSKCKDYDLLNKEIMPYTIISKNKTRLENIFTYVEHHYDKEINIEDVAKLANLTLPAFCNFFKKATQITFTEFVNRYRINKACLLMAQDKSISECSYSCGFNNVTYFNRMFKKYTEKTPSEFIKNYSHNKVSV, encoded by the coding sequence ATGAAAGTTAGTTTTGAACGAATAATTCCCAGTGAGAAAAGCTCTTTTCGTACGCTTCACAACAATTCCCCGATCTGCGAGTTCAAATGGGAATATCATTATCATCCGGAGATTGAGCTGGTCTGCGTTATTTCCGGAAACGGAACCCGCCATGTGGGCTACCATAAAAGCAATTATACTAATGGTGATCTGGTATTAATTGGGTCCAATATTCCGCATTCCGGCTTCGGACTGAACTCTACCGATCCACATGAGGAAATTGTACTTCAGTTCAGGGAAGAGATTCTTCAGTTTCCCCAGCAGGAAGTGGAAGCCCGGTCTATAAAAAACCTGTTGGAGCTTTCAAAATATGGGATTCACTTTCATCATAAGATCAAAAAACTGATGCTTCCCAAACTGAAACTGATGCTGGAATCCGAAGGCTATAAAAGATATCTGCTCCTCCTCGAAATCCTGTTTGAGCTTTCGAAATGTAAAGATTATGATCTTCTTAACAAGGAAATTATGCCGTACACCATTATTTCAAAGAATAAAACAAGGCTGGAAAATATTTTCACGTACGTAGAACATCATTACGATAAAGAAATCAATATAGAAGATGTGGCAAAGCTTGCCAATCTTACGTTGCCGGCTTTCTGCAATTTTTTCAAAAAAGCCACTCAGATTACTTTTACGGAATTTGTCAACCGTTACCGAATTAATAAAGCCTGCCTGCTGATGGCACAGGATAAAAGTATTTCGGAATGCAGTTACAGCTGTGGTTTTAATAATGTGACGTATTTTAACAGGATGTTTAAAAAATATACGGAGAAAACGCCTTCTGAGTTTATTAAAAATTATTCGCATAATAAGGTGAGTGTGTGA
- a CDS encoding type IX secretion system plug protein: MKTLRILLLSLGGLVFGQNIQSIQLFNPQTNDETPVIRFGEQLILSFDDLTNSSEIYRYTIKHYDRNWNDDNLFFTEIATGSLNGLLDKFEYSFNTIQAYTHYKLTFPNDKMQPKISGNFELIVYKDSAEKPLFKRRFYLVEDAATVALNISRIADAKNPNVNQRVEVKAASKAGDLSSNVNSMTLNVMQNNNPNVVISNQKPSATLGNQLLFQQMNLTFPGNNEFYYFDNKNMNMAADMVSATELKDGVNQTYLHPVWAFPLNYQYQPDVNGAWYYRRNDLGLERNAEREADYSWVYFSLESDPVDKEIYVLGGFNDFKPGKENQMQYDAANKKYVAKIFLKQGFYNYILATKESNGSLNFGEVNGNFWQTENLYQAFLYYAPFGRNYDGLMGYGEFRTPIGK; encoded by the coding sequence ATGAAAACATTGCGAATACTTTTACTTTCTTTGGGCGGACTGGTATTTGGACAGAATATCCAGAGCATCCAGCTTTTTAATCCGCAGACAAATGACGAAACACCTGTGATCAGGTTTGGTGAACAATTGATTTTAAGCTTTGACGACCTTACCAATTCCAGCGAAATCTATAGGTACACCATTAAACACTACGACAGAAACTGGAATGATGACAACCTGTTTTTTACTGAGATTGCCACAGGAAGTCTGAACGGGCTTTTAGATAAATTCGAGTATTCTTTTAATACCATACAGGCTTATACCCACTATAAACTTACATTCCCCAATGATAAGATGCAGCCGAAGATTTCAGGGAATTTTGAATTGATTGTTTACAAAGATTCGGCAGAAAAGCCTCTTTTCAAAAGACGTTTTTATCTGGTAGAAGATGCAGCCACTGTTGCTTTAAACATCTCAAGGATCGCAGATGCCAAAAACCCGAATGTCAATCAGCGGGTAGAAGTAAAAGCAGCTTCCAAAGCCGGAGACCTTTCTTCCAATGTGAATTCTATGACACTGAATGTCATGCAGAATAATAACCCGAATGTAGTAATCAGCAATCAAAAACCGAGCGCTACTCTGGGTAATCAGCTTCTTTTCCAGCAAATGAATTTAACATTCCCGGGAAATAACGAATTCTACTATTTTGATAATAAAAATATGAATATGGCCGCCGATATGGTGAGTGCTACAGAACTAAAGGACGGGGTCAACCAAACGTACCTTCACCCGGTATGGGCTTTTCCTCTGAATTACCAGTATCAGCCGGACGTGAACGGAGCATGGTATTACAGAAGGAATGATTTGGGGCTGGAAAGAAATGCAGAGCGGGAAGCAGATTATTCGTGGGTTTATTTTTCATTGGAATCTGATCCTGTGGATAAAGAAATTTATGTATTGGGAGGCTTCAATGATTTTAAACCGGGCAAAGAAAACCAGATGCAGTACGATGCAGCCAATAAAAAGTATGTAGCCAAAATATTCCTGAAGCAAGGTTTTTATAACTATATTCTTGCCACGAAAGAAAGCAACGGATCCTTAAATTTCGGAGAGGTGAACGGTAATTTCTGGCAGACGGAAAACCTGTACCAGGCATTTTTATACTATGCGCCTTTCGGACGAAATTATGACGGACTGATGGGATATGGGGAGTTCAGAACGCCTATTGGGAAATAG
- a CDS encoding MFS transporter → MKNFNIKAVLFLNYFVFAILLNSVGTVILQVQQNFGISKSSASVLEGFKDLPIAICSFILASFLPKIGIKNSMLIALFLVSCMCFVMPFADDFWFFKLLFAIVGISFALIKISVFTSIGLVTNTDKEHSSFMGFLEGFFMIGVLAGNVLFSLFIDDHNPKSTHWMNVYWVLGALSALSFLFLFFSKLNESEAKSEKTDLLGDLRNSISLFSYKKVLFFLLCAFLFVLVEQSFQTWTPTFYKEILKLPTSMSIQAGAVLAGAFALGRFLSGFFSKKFSWIYVVSFCVIGFAVSILLVLPLTHNIQINKGTGWFNAPLVVYLFPLMGGLLAPIYPSINSVILASIPKYLHSAMSGLIVVFSAIGGTIGSMITGFVFQEFSGQQAFYLSLIPLSLLIISAIFMNQLKINPKK, encoded by the coding sequence ATGAAAAATTTCAACATTAAGGCTGTTTTGTTCTTGAACTATTTTGTTTTCGCGATTCTTTTGAATTCCGTGGGAACAGTGATTTTACAGGTTCAGCAGAACTTCGGCATTTCAAAATCTTCAGCCAGTGTGCTCGAAGGTTTTAAAGACCTTCCGATTGCCATCTGCTCATTTATCCTTGCATCATTTCTGCCCAAAATCGGGATCAAAAATTCCATGCTGATTGCCCTTTTTCTGGTGAGCTGCATGTGTTTTGTGATGCCTTTTGCCGATGATTTCTGGTTTTTCAAATTACTGTTTGCTATTGTAGGAATTTCTTTTGCTTTAATCAAAATCTCGGTTTTTACTTCTATAGGCCTTGTAACCAATACGGATAAAGAACATTCAAGCTTTATGGGATTCCTGGAAGGTTTCTTTATGATCGGGGTTTTGGCGGGAAATGTCCTTTTCAGCTTATTTATTGATGATCACAATCCCAAATCTACCCATTGGATGAATGTATATTGGGTGCTGGGAGCACTTTCTGCCTTATCATTCCTGTTTTTATTCTTTTCAAAACTAAATGAGAGTGAAGCAAAAAGTGAAAAAACGGATTTGTTAGGAGATTTAAGGAACAGCATCAGCTTATTCAGCTATAAGAAAGTACTGTTTTTTCTGCTGTGTGCCTTCCTGTTTGTTCTGGTAGAGCAAAGTTTTCAGACCTGGACACCTACTTTTTATAAAGAAATTCTGAAACTTCCTACCTCAATGAGTATCCAGGCAGGAGCGGTTTTAGCAGGAGCTTTTGCACTGGGAAGATTTTTATCAGGCTTTTTCTCGAAGAAATTCAGCTGGATCTATGTGGTTTCGTTTTGTGTGATAGGCTTTGCAGTAAGCATTCTTCTGGTTCTGCCTTTAACCCATAATATTCAGATCAATAAAGGAACGGGCTGGTTCAATGCCCCGCTGGTAGTCTATTTATTCCCATTGATGGGCGGTTTGCTGGCACCGATTTATCCAAGCATCAATTCTGTGATCCTGGCATCCATTCCAAAATATTTACACAGCGCCATGTCCGGACTTATCGTGGTGTTCTCTGCCATCGGGGGAACCATCGGGTCTATGATTACAGGTTTTGTGTTCCAGGAATTCAGCGGCCAGCAGGCGTTTTATCTTTCATTGATACCGCTTTCACTGCTGATCATTTCCGCTATTTTCATGAATCAGTTAAAAATAAATCCTAAGAAATAA
- a CDS encoding TonB-dependent receptor, translating to MKKRSIFLMAATATLYFNNAYAQETPQDSIKTSSIDQIVITGNSGPKKKIESSTAISTFTAKEIQKQNPISAAALLQRVPGFAVETSGGEVGNNLFARGIPSAGAYEFVQVQEDGLPVFEDGALQFANADNFFRVDNSVSRLEALRGGSGSIYANNSPGGLINFITKEGGNDFRGTAKLETSTYGLMRTDVNVGGALIQDKLFFNVGGFYRSDDGIRKTGFKANNGGQIRMNLKYVFDKGYAKVYYKKLDDRNTFYLPIPLLQDGNDLKEFPGFDANYGTYSYRAIGQLSIPQAGGGFFRRDLENGIHPKVDVVGAEFKYDLGNNFSVLNKTRYTNINMEYTGMFPAGAPKLASDYANELGMSNYQYSLVSNGAVVNPQYIQKLGFWAIDKQMNNFVNDLQFNYKFDQGNITAGFYKSNWKSHQYWNWSNILTTATDRPQLLNLVNPSMAPSATGYSQTYNGVKDMSFLIRDSQIQGSLNDVYLNVDYNITDALSVNGGMRYSRDFYKGYGVNTTTANLNNSGLTTDGTHGFDTTTADDNMAVLGNKYTYWYYDINKVSYTLASNYKINRNNAVYARFSHGFRSPNEEAYYNNMSDLSAIKAVDTNQLEVGYKYYSRTFDIGIIPFYSTLNNLSFTDVFSDGTSENKFANTTNFGVEIEGYTRLFNNVLEVTFNGTIQSPKYKDFTGKNADGTTFDYDGNTVRRMPKFYFNISPAVNITKQWRAYVSMNYYGKRFQNEGNTDDNILPSFTEMGAGMSYQLGKIRFAVDGTNIFNTIGITEGDPRSQTTAGTNIRMARPIMGAAARASITLDF from the coding sequence ATGAAAAAGAGATCGATATTTTTAATGGCCGCCACCGCTACGCTTTATTTTAATAATGCGTATGCCCAGGAAACTCCGCAGGATTCCATCAAAACATCTTCTATAGACCAGATCGTCATCACCGGAAACTCCGGCCCAAAAAAGAAAATAGAATCCAGTACGGCTATTTCCACTTTTACGGCGAAAGAAATTCAGAAACAGAACCCGATCAGTGCGGCTGCACTTTTACAGAGGGTTCCTGGTTTTGCCGTGGAAACTTCTGGAGGTGAGGTTGGGAACAACCTTTTTGCAAGAGGAATTCCTTCTGCAGGTGCTTACGAATTTGTTCAGGTTCAGGAGGACGGTCTTCCTGTTTTTGAGGACGGAGCACTTCAGTTCGCGAATGCAGATAATTTTTTCCGTGTAGATAACTCGGTGAGCCGTCTGGAAGCCCTGAGAGGGGGTTCAGGATCCATTTATGCCAATAATTCTCCCGGAGGTCTGATCAACTTTATCACCAAAGAAGGGGGGAATGATTTTAGAGGAACCGCTAAGCTTGAAACCAGTACCTATGGCCTGATGCGCACCGATGTGAATGTAGGGGGCGCTCTTATTCAGGATAAGCTTTTCTTCAATGTCGGTGGTTTCTACAGATCTGATGACGGAATCAGAAAAACCGGATTTAAAGCAAATAATGGAGGACAGATCAGAATGAATCTTAAGTATGTCTTTGATAAAGGCTATGCTAAAGTATATTATAAAAAGCTGGATGACAGGAATACATTCTACCTTCCGATTCCTTTATTACAGGATGGTAATGATCTGAAAGAATTCCCGGGCTTTGATGCCAATTACGGAACCTACAGCTATCGTGCAATTGGCCAGCTGAGCATTCCGCAGGCAGGCGGCGGTTTTTTCAGAAGAGATCTTGAAAACGGAATCCATCCGAAAGTAGACGTGGTAGGTGCAGAATTTAAATATGATCTTGGAAATAATTTCAGCGTTCTGAACAAAACAAGATATACGAATATCAATATGGAATATACAGGGATGTTCCCTGCTGGTGCTCCTAAACTGGCTTCTGACTATGCAAATGAGCTTGGCATGAGCAATTATCAATATTCATTGGTGAGCAATGGTGCGGTAGTGAATCCTCAATATATACAGAAATTAGGGTTCTGGGCTATTGACAAGCAGATGAATAATTTCGTGAATGATTTGCAGTTCAATTATAAATTCGACCAGGGAAATATAACGGCAGGTTTCTATAAATCCAACTGGAAATCCCATCAATACTGGAACTGGAGTAATATTTTGACAACCGCTACAGACCGGCCACAGCTTTTAAATCTGGTGAATCCCTCCATGGCGCCTTCAGCTACAGGATATTCCCAGACCTACAATGGAGTTAAAGATATGTCTTTCCTGATCAGAGATTCACAGATCCAGGGAAGTCTGAATGATGTGTATTTAAATGTGGATTATAATATCACCGATGCTTTAAGTGTGAATGGAGGGATGCGCTACAGCCGTGATTTCTACAAAGGCTACGGAGTTAACACCACCACTGCCAATCTGAACAATTCAGGACTGACTACTGACGGTACCCACGGTTTTGATACCACTACGGCAGATGATAATATGGCAGTACTGGGGAATAAATACACATACTGGTATTATGATATTAACAAAGTATCCTATACATTGGCTTCCAATTATAAAATCAACAGAAATAATGCGGTGTACGCACGTTTCTCACATGGTTTCAGATCTCCGAATGAAGAGGCCTATTACAATAATATGTCAGATCTGAGCGCCATTAAAGCGGTAGATACCAATCAGCTGGAAGTAGGGTACAAGTATTACTCGCGTACATTTGATATCGGAATCATTCCTTTTTATTCTACACTTAATAACCTTTCGTTCACAGATGTATTCTCAGACGGGACTTCAGAAAATAAATTCGCAAATACCACGAATTTCGGGGTAGAGATTGAAGGGTACACCAGATTGTTCAATAATGTTCTTGAAGTGACCTTTAACGGAACTATCCAGAGCCCGAAATACAAGGACTTTACAGGAAAGAATGCGGACGGAACTACTTTCGATTATGATGGAAACACGGTAAGAAGAATGCCTAAATTCTACTTTAATATTTCTCCTGCCGTAAACATCACCAAGCAATGGAGAGCTTACGTAAGCATGAATTATTATGGAAAACGTTTCCAGAACGAAGGAAATACGGATGATAATATCCTGCCTTCATTCACAGAAATGGGAGCGGGGATGTCTTACCAGTTAGGAAAAATACGTTTCGCCGTAGACGGAACGAATATCTTCAACACCATCGGAATTACCGAAGGAGACCCAAGATCACAGACTACAGCCGGAACAAACATCAGAATGGCAAGACCAATCATGGGTGCGGCTGCAAGAGCTTCTATCACATTAGATTTCTAA
- a CDS encoding trehalase family glycosidase: MNKQLYINEIQVLFDDVQRARIFEDQKMMTDAVPLFPVSEINAKYEKKKGNEGFDLKDFVMTNFDFLGARVSIRREEQLPIQQHIEKLWDELTRTAYEEKGTLLKLPKPYIVPGGRFNEFFYWDSYFIMLGLQVSGRTEMMENIIENCSYLIQNVGFVPNASRTHFLSRSQPPYFSLMLDLLFETTGDESIYSKYHDTLEKEHAFWMNGEEWLENDSTVKRVAKTKNGDLLNRYYDAENAPRPESYLIDIEDSENTGEEFYRNIRSACESGWDFSSRWFADGEHIQTIETLNIAEVDLNSLLWHLEHTLAKSSALQNLTEKEKYFTERAARRRQMINTYFWDENTECFKDYHLKKHKNTPSEHIAALYPLFLGLADAQQAESVANIIAEKFLYQGGLVTTTKNSGQQWDLPNAWAPYQWLGFKAMKNYGYDELAEKIKNNWCGNVERVYSNTGKLMEKYNALDTETIAGGGEYPNQDGFGWTNGVYLKLKQN, from the coding sequence ATGAATAAGCAGCTATACATTAACGAAATCCAGGTTCTTTTTGATGATGTTCAGAGAGCCAGAATCTTTGAAGACCAGAAGATGATGACCGATGCGGTTCCTTTGTTTCCTGTTTCGGAGATCAATGCGAAGTATGAAAAGAAGAAGGGAAATGAAGGATTTGATCTGAAAGATTTTGTCATGACCAATTTTGATTTCCTGGGTGCCAGAGTTTCAATCCGGAGAGAAGAGCAGCTGCCGATACAGCAACACATTGAAAAACTTTGGGATGAACTGACCCGTACGGCGTATGAGGAAAAAGGAACATTGCTGAAGCTTCCGAAGCCATACATTGTTCCCGGAGGCCGTTTTAACGAATTTTTCTACTGGGACAGCTATTTTATTATGTTGGGGCTGCAGGTTTCCGGAAGAACGGAAATGATGGAAAATATTATTGAGAACTGTTCCTATCTGATTCAGAATGTAGGTTTTGTTCCCAATGCAAGCAGAACCCATTTCCTGAGCCGTTCGCAGCCGCCATATTTTTCGCTGATGCTGGACCTGCTTTTTGAAACAACGGGTGATGAAAGCATTTATAGTAAATACCATGATACTTTAGAGAAAGAACATGCTTTCTGGATGAATGGTGAAGAATGGCTGGAAAATGATTCCACCGTGAAAAGAGTGGCAAAAACAAAGAATGGAGATCTTCTGAACCGTTATTACGATGCAGAAAATGCACCGCGCCCTGAAAGCTACCTGATTGATATTGAAGACAGCGAAAACACTGGAGAGGAATTTTACAGAAATATCAGAAGCGCCTGCGAGTCTGGCTGGGATTTTTCCAGCAGATGGTTTGCAGACGGAGAACATATACAGACGATAGAAACACTGAATATTGCAGAAGTAGACCTGAACAGCCTTTTATGGCATTTGGAGCATACTCTGGCAAAATCTTCAGCGCTTCAGAATCTGACAGAAAAAGAAAAATATTTTACTGAAAGAGCAGCAAGACGCAGACAGATGATCAACACCTACTTTTGGGATGAAAACACTGAATGTTTTAAAGATTATCATTTAAAAAAACACAAAAACACACCGTCTGAACATATTGCTGCTCTTTACCCTTTATTTTTAGGACTTGCAGATGCTCAACAGGCAGAATCTGTTGCTAACATTATAGCTGAAAAGTTTCTGTATCAGGGAGGCCTTGTAACCACCACCAAAAACAGCGGCCAGCAATGGGACCTTCCGAATGCCTGGGCACCTTATCAGTGGTTAGGTTTTAAAGCCATGAAAAACTACGGCTACGATGAGCTTGCCGAAAAAATAAAAAATAACTGGTGCGGAAATGTGGAAAGGGTATACAGCAACACCGGAAAATTAATGGAAAAATATAATGCATTAGACACTGAAACCATTGCAGGAGGCGGAGAGTACCCGAATCAGGACGGATTCGGCTGGACAAACGGGGTCTATCTCAAATTAAAACAAAACTAA
- a CDS encoding MBL fold metallo-hydrolase, producing the protein MLQIQGFVFNFASENTYILYNENKNAWLIDPGNMNEQETKAIESFISENELKIQKILLTHAHIDHVLGLQWAFDTFKVPVHLHQEDQEVLDMLQASGMRFGFSIDPVKVDIVYVNEGEVLELDGEKFNIYHVPGHSPGSVVYHNEDQKFMISGDVLFEGSIGRTDLYKGNHEQLISGITNKLFILDDETQVFSGHGNPTKIGFEKQYNPFFK; encoded by the coding sequence ATGCTTCAGATTCAAGGCTTCGTCTTCAATTTCGCCAGCGAAAATACCTACATCCTTTACAACGAAAATAAAAACGCCTGGCTGATTGACCCGGGAAATATGAATGAACAGGAAACCAAAGCGATAGAAAGCTTTATTTCTGAAAACGAATTAAAGATTCAGAAGATTCTTTTGACGCATGCCCATATAGATCATGTTCTTGGGCTTCAGTGGGCTTTTGATACCTTTAAAGTTCCGGTTCATCTTCATCAGGAGGATCAGGAGGTCCTGGATATGCTTCAGGCCAGCGGAATGAGATTCGGATTCTCTATTGATCCTGTGAAAGTAGATATCGTATACGTTAACGAGGGTGAAGTTCTGGAATTGGACGGAGAAAAGTTTAATATATACCACGTTCCTGGGCATTCTCCGGGAAGCGTTGTTTACCATAATGAAGACCAGAAATTTATGATCTCCGGTGATGTTTTGTTTGAAGGAAGTATCGGAAGAACTGATCTTTACAAAGGAAACCACGAACAACTGATCAGCGGCATTACCAACAAATTATTTATCCTGGACGATGAAACCCAGGTTTTCTCCGGTCATGGCAATCCTACGAAGATTGGCTTTGAGAAGCAGTATAATCCGTTTTTTAAATAG